In a genomic window of Agarivorans albus:
- the rep gene encoding DNA helicase Rep has protein sequence MKLNPAQDKAVSYVSGPCLVLAGAGSGKTRVITNKIAHLIQNCGYKAKNIAAVTFTNKAAREMKERVGQTMGRKESRGLRVCTFHTLGLDIIRREYRSLKLKPNFSLFDDQDQMALLKELTEKQLEGDKDLLKQLLSCISNWKNDLVLPAQAVARATGQSQQEQLFAHMYEAYQRQLTAYNALDFDDLILMPTLLLTHDAAVRKRWQDTIQYLLVDEYQDTNTSQYQLVKLITQERACFTVVGDDDQSIYSWRGAQPKNLMQLQKDFPALEVIMLEQNYRSTQRILKCANILIENNEHIFEKSLFSELAYGEPLKILFAKTEEQESERVVAELIGHRFMNNANYQDYAILYRGNHQSRLLEKTLMNNRVPYKISGGTSFFARAEIKDIMAYLRVLVNQDDDNALLRIINTPRREIGPTTLEKVGTYANEQQISLFAATTHIAMTSILPTRALNAVNEFSQWLLALAERVERGDAQQAVRDMIRDIHYEDFLYETSPSPKAAEMRMKNVSELFRWVSGMLEGDNDNEPMTLPQVVNRLILRDMMERGEEDEESDQVQLMTLHASKGLEFPYVYLIGMEEGLLPHQSSIDEDNVEEERRLAYVGITRAQRELTFTLTKERRQFGELIKPEPSRFLYELPQNDLVWEQRRKKETAEERQEKGNKGIAALRAALNKNNS, from the coding sequence GTGAAGTTAAATCCCGCACAAGATAAAGCCGTTAGTTATGTATCTGGCCCCTGCTTAGTATTAGCAGGCGCAGGCAGTGGTAAAACACGGGTTATTACCAACAAAATTGCTCATTTGATTCAAAACTGTGGCTATAAGGCAAAAAACATTGCCGCGGTAACCTTCACCAACAAAGCCGCCCGCGAGATGAAAGAACGTGTCGGCCAAACCATGGGGCGTAAAGAATCTCGGGGATTACGGGTATGTACCTTCCATACCTTGGGTTTAGACATTATTCGTCGTGAATACCGCAGCCTAAAGCTAAAACCTAACTTCTCGTTATTTGATGACCAAGACCAAATGGCCTTGCTTAAAGAGCTCACCGAAAAACAACTCGAAGGCGACAAAGACTTATTAAAGCAACTACTAAGCTGCATCTCTAACTGGAAAAATGATCTGGTGCTACCGGCACAAGCGGTGGCAAGAGCAACCGGCCAAAGCCAGCAAGAGCAATTGTTTGCCCACATGTACGAAGCCTATCAGCGTCAGCTTACCGCCTATAACGCACTAGACTTTGATGACCTAATTTTAATGCCTACGCTATTGCTCACGCACGACGCAGCAGTACGTAAACGTTGGCAAGATACCATTCAATATTTATTGGTAGATGAGTATCAAGATACCAATACCAGCCAGTATCAGCTGGTAAAATTAATTACCCAGGAGCGCGCATGCTTCACCGTGGTGGGTGACGATGACCAGAGCATTTACTCTTGGCGTGGTGCGCAGCCTAAAAACTTGATGCAGCTGCAAAAAGATTTCCCCGCTTTAGAAGTGATCATGCTGGAGCAAAACTATCGCTCAACCCAGCGGATACTAAAGTGCGCCAACATTCTTATCGAAAACAATGAGCATATTTTCGAGAAATCTCTGTTCTCCGAGTTAGCCTACGGTGAACCGCTTAAGATTCTCTTTGCGAAAACCGAAGAACAAGAATCTGAGCGGGTAGTGGCCGAGTTAATTGGTCACCGCTTTATGAATAACGCCAATTACCAAGATTACGCCATTTTATACCGCGGCAATCACCAGTCTCGGCTGCTCGAAAAAACCTTAATGAACAACCGTGTTCCCTATAAAATTAGTGGCGGTACCTCGTTTTTTGCCCGCGCCGAAATCAAAGACATCATGGCCTATCTACGGGTATTGGTGAACCAAGACGACGACAACGCCTTGCTGCGTATCATCAATACGCCACGTCGAGAAATTGGCCCAACTACCTTAGAAAAAGTGGGTACCTACGCCAACGAGCAACAAATCAGCTTGTTTGCAGCAACTACCCACATAGCTATGACCAGCATTTTGCCCACCCGAGCACTTAATGCGGTGAATGAGTTTAGTCAGTGGTTATTGGCATTAGCCGAGCGTGTTGAGCGAGGAGATGCTCAGCAAGCTGTACGCGACATGATCCGTGATATTCACTACGAAGACTTCCTTTACGAAACCAGCCCCAGCCCTAAAGCTGCAGAAATGCGCATGAAGAATGTCTCAGAGCTATTTCGCTGGGTAAGTGGCATGCTCGAAGGTGATAACGACAATGAGCCAATGACCTTGCCACAAGTGGTGAATCGGCTGATTTTACGCGACATGATGGAACGTGGCGAAGAAGACGAAGAAAGCGATCAGGTTCAATTAATGACCTTACACGCCTCAAAAGGTTTGGAGTTTCCTTACGTCTACCTCATCGGCATGGAAGAAGGTTTATTGCCGCACCAAAGCAGTATTGATGAAGACAATGTAGAAGAAGAACGTCGCCTTGCTTATGTTGGGATTACTCGGGCCCAGCGCGAACTCACCTTCACCTTAACTAAAGAGCGTCGCCAGTTTGGCGAGCTAATCAAACCAGAACCAAGCCGTTTTTTATACGAACTGCCACAAAACGATTTAGTGTGGGAGCAACGCCGTAAAAAGGAAACCGCTGAAGAACGCCAAGAAAAAGGCAACAAAGGCATTGCTGCGTTGCGAGCCGCGCTCAACAAAAACAACAGCTAA
- a CDS encoding DUF4136 domain-containing protein, protein MFRIFAIACLSFMAAACTVKPALDYNVDQDFSQFKDFAFVPMPEDAVATIDGQRIERELTAQLQAKGIPAVAVEEADMLVDYRVDIATELESYGGSFSVGVGRKHGAIGVSSPDRYKERKYGKLVVEFFDPATNALVWRSISQSQLRETMGPESRAEFINKQVALMLENYPPKAK, encoded by the coding sequence ATGTTTCGAATTTTTGCAATTGCGTGTTTGTCTTTTATGGCCGCCGCATGCACGGTAAAACCAGCACTAGATTACAATGTTGATCAAGACTTCTCTCAATTCAAAGATTTTGCCTTTGTGCCAATGCCAGAAGATGCAGTGGCAACTATTGATGGTCAACGAATTGAACGTGAATTAACCGCCCAATTACAGGCTAAAGGTATACCAGCGGTAGCGGTTGAAGAAGCCGATATGCTGGTCGACTACCGGGTTGATATAGCAACGGAGTTAGAATCATACGGTGGTTCGTTCTCAGTGGGCGTAGGCCGCAAACACGGCGCAATTGGCGTAAGTTCACCTGATCGCTATAAAGAACGTAAGTACGGTAAGTTAGTTGTAGAGTTTTTTGACCCCGCAACTAATGCCTTGGTGTGGCGCTCAATTTCACAAAGCCAGCTGCGTGAGACCATGGGGCCAGAAAGTCGCGCTGAGTTCATCAATA
- a CDS encoding efflux RND transporter periplasmic adaptor subunit — MKKWMAIMLVITVILFGSVFGFYLFKQKMIAEFMANRPVPEMPVEVATANAEDWQPAIESIGFIEPYQGVNISSSVAGLVTKIHFTSGDTVKAGELLVSLEADVEKANLASAKAKLPAVKRQMERNKTLLDRGSVSQTQFDDSEANYLALVSDIEALKATIERRDIRAPFNGVMGIRQINLGQYLQAGDDIARLENLDHMLLRFIVPQKDISLINVGTEIELNSDAYPAQWFKGKITTIEPTVDPQSGVIQVQATIPNAEGLLRSGMYASVRIWQAVQPNQIVVPQQAISFSLYGESIYVLESETADDGSETLIAKQRSVTVGERRGDVAVIDKGVNAGEQVVVSGQVRLRNGAVVRIVEDSFVQRDQNLPKD, encoded by the coding sequence ATGAAAAAATGGATGGCAATCATGCTAGTCATAACAGTGATTCTGTTTGGTAGCGTGTTTGGTTTTTACCTATTCAAACAAAAGATGATTGCCGAATTTATGGCTAATCGTCCGGTGCCAGAAATGCCTGTGGAAGTGGCTACAGCTAATGCAGAAGACTGGCAGCCAGCAATTGAATCAATTGGATTTATTGAGCCCTACCAAGGTGTGAATATTAGTAGCTCAGTGGCTGGATTGGTGACTAAAATTCACTTTACTTCGGGTGACACAGTAAAAGCGGGTGAACTATTGGTGAGCCTAGAAGCTGACGTTGAAAAAGCCAACCTGGCTAGTGCTAAGGCCAAGCTTCCAGCGGTTAAGCGCCAAATGGAGCGCAATAAAACCTTGCTGGATCGTGGTTCGGTTTCGCAAACCCAGTTTGACGACTCGGAAGCAAACTACCTTGCCTTGGTCAGTGATATTGAAGCACTTAAAGCCACTATTGAGCGCCGTGATATTCGCGCTCCGTTTAACGGTGTAATGGGCATTCGCCAAATCAACCTTGGTCAATACTTGCAAGCGGGTGACGACATTGCTCGTTTAGAGAACCTCGATCATATGTTGCTGCGCTTTATTGTGCCGCAAAAAGACATATCGCTTATCAATGTTGGTACCGAGATTGAGCTTAACTCTGATGCTTATCCTGCGCAGTGGTTTAAAGGCAAAATCACTACCATTGAACCTACCGTTGACCCTCAAAGTGGTGTGATTCAGGTACAGGCTACCATTCCAAATGCTGAAGGGCTTTTACGGTCTGGCATGTACGCCAGTGTACGTATTTGGCAAGCGGTGCAGCCTAATCAAATTGTGGTGCCACAGCAGGCTATTTCGTTTTCCTTATACGGTGAATCTATTTACGTGCTAGAAAGTGAAACCGCAGACGACGGCAGCGAAACCTTAATTGCTAAGCAACGTTCAGTAACGGTGGGTGAACGTCGCGGCGATGTTGCTGTAATCGATAAAGGCGTGAACGCCGGCGAGCAAGTAGTGGTTTCTGGTCAAGTGCGTTTACGTAACGGGGCTGTGGTTCGTATTGTTGAAGATAGCTTCGTACAACGCGACCAAAACTTGCCAAAAGATTAG
- a CDS encoding TetR/AcrR family transcriptional regulator encodes MISDKRVRILMAAEALINKSGLEAVSIHRVAKQAKVATGTIYLYFKDKDELMAELHERNLRLFAEAFLADVNTAQSLQECHSRLWLNALHYHQENVNVQRLWVHLETLPKNARHKALIQELFKPVKLFFSRGVEQGCFKPLPGEMLYALAFGQILEICRFSQLREANFTKQDMDAALLASWDAITIHP; translated from the coding sequence ATGATTTCCGATAAACGCGTACGTATATTGATGGCAGCTGAGGCGCTGATTAACAAATCAGGGCTTGAGGCTGTGTCTATTCACCGCGTGGCCAAGCAGGCAAAAGTAGCGACCGGTACCATCTATTTGTATTTTAAAGATAAAGACGAGTTGATGGCGGAGCTTCATGAGCGTAATTTGCGTTTGTTTGCCGAGGCCTTTTTGGCAGATGTTAATACGGCACAGAGCTTACAAGAGTGCCACAGTCGTTTGTGGCTAAATGCACTACACTACCATCAAGAAAATGTGAATGTGCAACGCTTGTGGGTCCATTTAGAGACCTTGCCTAAGAATGCTCGTCACAAAGCGCTTATCCAGGAATTATTTAAACCGGTAAAACTTTTTTTTAGCCGTGGTGTCGAACAAGGCTGCTTTAAACCTTTACCAGGCGAAATGTTATACGCCTTGGCCTTTGGCCAAATACTCGAAATTTGTCGCTTTTCTCAACTTCGAGAAGCGAATTTTACAAAGCAAGACATGGATGCCGCGCTTTTAGCTAGCTGGGATGCTATTACCATACACCCTTAG
- a CDS encoding methyl-accepting chemotaxis protein — translation MSWDKTSLRFKILSVLVASLVLLMAVAIYTALHLRETANSFDKLTHNEVHLEEVALLSHIAFKTQIQEWKNVLLRGHDPEQNKKYWDRFQDKQKEVQQQVGKLVTELRQANYPELAKLAEEFLASHKQLGTAYAKGKAEYEAAGFDFKVGDKAVKGIDRAPSKSMAQLSDQLKSITAEQVELNTVRAHKVSNISFIIIGISGLLVILVSFLFMERQCITPINSLVEDIDVLANGKLNITVQLERGDELGKLANATRKLQQFLLSTVSDLSQSGEQLHNSSNMLNNMSEDLAKGTHQQRESSDLVATAIQEMSHSANEVSTNAANTADTTHNTDLTAHNGAEAMKQVITSINTQVADISHAGEVVKDLAADTNNVGAVLDVIKGIAEQTNLLALNAAIEAARAGEQGRGFAVVADEVRTLAQKTQQSTSEIQNILEKIQGGANNAVTAMEQSQSRTDEVVEQVETAESLLSEIVTSIGSINEMNLHIASAAKEQTTVAGEIASLIERIADVAAQNSQQVDESNQISAQLNQLADDFNQQLKRFVY, via the coding sequence ATGTCTTGGGATAAAACCAGCCTACGCTTCAAAATACTGTCGGTTCTTGTTGCTTCGTTAGTGCTGCTTATGGCGGTAGCCATATACACTGCGCTGCACCTAAGAGAAACCGCAAACAGCTTTGATAAACTCACCCACAATGAAGTACATCTTGAAGAAGTGGCTCTGCTGTCCCACATCGCCTTTAAAACTCAGATCCAAGAATGGAAAAACGTGCTTCTGCGTGGTCACGACCCAGAGCAAAATAAAAAGTATTGGGATCGCTTCCAAGATAAGCAAAAAGAGGTTCAGCAACAGGTTGGCAAACTGGTCACAGAGCTAAGACAAGCCAACTACCCAGAACTGGCAAAACTTGCAGAAGAATTTTTAGCTTCACATAAACAACTCGGCACCGCTTACGCTAAAGGCAAAGCCGAATATGAAGCAGCAGGCTTTGATTTTAAAGTTGGTGATAAAGCGGTAAAAGGCATTGATAGGGCCCCCTCTAAATCCATGGCGCAGCTTAGCGACCAACTTAAATCGATAACCGCCGAGCAGGTCGAACTAAACACTGTGCGCGCCCACAAGGTGAGTAATATCAGCTTCATCATCATTGGTATTAGTGGCCTACTAGTGATTCTTGTTAGCTTCTTATTTATGGAGCGCCAATGCATTACGCCCATTAACTCTCTAGTAGAAGACATAGATGTGCTAGCCAATGGCAAACTCAATATTACCGTGCAGCTAGAGCGTGGCGATGAGTTAGGCAAGCTGGCCAATGCCACCCGCAAATTGCAGCAGTTTTTACTCAGCACCGTGTCTGATTTAAGCCAATCGGGTGAACAACTGCATAACTCATCTAACATGTTAAACAACATGTCAGAAGATCTCGCGAAAGGAACTCACCAACAACGTGAAAGCTCTGATTTAGTGGCCACTGCCATTCAGGAGATGTCGCACTCGGCCAACGAAGTATCAACAAATGCAGCCAATACCGCCGATACCACCCACAATACCGACTTAACCGCACACAATGGCGCCGAAGCGATGAAGCAGGTTATCACCAGCATCAATACTCAAGTTGCTGATATTAGCCATGCTGGAGAAGTGGTTAAAGATTTAGCCGCCGATACCAATAATGTTGGCGCAGTATTGGATGTGATTAAAGGCATTGCCGAACAAACTAACTTGCTGGCGTTAAATGCCGCGATTGAGGCAGCGCGTGCCGGTGAACAAGGCCGAGGCTTTGCTGTGGTAGCTGATGAAGTAAGAACTTTGGCGCAAAAAACCCAACAAAGTACTAGCGAAATTCAAAACATTCTCGAGAAGATTCAAGGTGGCGCTAACAATGCAGTAACAGCCATGGAGCAAAGCCAAAGCCGAACCGACGAAGTTGTAGAACAAGTAGAAACAGCAGAAAGCCTGCTATCAGAAATTGTTACCTCTATTGGCAGCATTAATGAAATGAACTTACACATTGCCTCTGCCGCAAAAGAGCAAACCACTGTTGCTGGCGAGATTGCTTCACTGATCGAGCGCATTGCCGATGTTGCCGCGCAAAACTCTCAGCAAGTGGATGAGTCTAATCAAATTAGTGCTCAGCTTAATCAATTAGCCGATGACTTTAATCAGCAACTTAAACGCTTTGTTTATTAA
- the tcdA gene encoding tRNA cyclic N6-threonylcarbamoyladenosine(37) synthase TcdA has product MSQFEQRFGGIARLYGRSALNTFQQSHVCVIGIGGVGSWAAEALARSGIGKITLIDLDDICTTNTNRQIHAIANTVGQSKTGVMRQRILQINPECQCLEIEDFVTKDNLSEYITKDFDYVIDAIDSVKAKSALIAYCKRNKIKLITVGGAGGQIDPTQIQITDLAKTIQDPLAAKVRNELRRFYNFSKNPKRKFGVDCVYSTEQLIYPSSDGETCMAKPDAGGTMRMDCSSGFGAVTHLTASFAFAAVSRVLKKLAVKSN; this is encoded by the coding sequence ATGTCTCAATTTGAACAACGCTTTGGCGGCATTGCGCGCCTTTATGGTCGCTCGGCGCTCAACACCTTCCAACAATCTCATGTATGTGTAATTGGCATTGGTGGCGTTGGCTCGTGGGCAGCAGAAGCTTTAGCTAGAAGTGGCATTGGTAAAATCACCCTGATAGATCTCGATGACATCTGCACCACTAATACCAATCGTCAGATCCATGCTATTGCTAACACTGTTGGTCAGTCAAAAACCGGGGTAATGCGTCAGCGTATTTTGCAGATCAACCCAGAGTGCCAATGCCTAGAAATTGAAGATTTTGTCACTAAAGATAACCTTAGCGAATACATCACCAAAGACTTTGACTATGTGATTGATGCCATTGATAGCGTAAAAGCTAAATCAGCCTTAATTGCTTACTGTAAACGCAACAAAATCAAACTCATAACGGTAGGTGGTGCAGGCGGGCAAATAGATCCTACGCAAATCCAAATTACAGATTTGGCCAAAACCATTCAAGATCCTCTAGCAGCTAAAGTCCGCAACGAGCTGCGTAGATTCTACAACTTCAGCAAAAACCCAAAACGTAAGTTTGGGGTAGATTGCGTATATTCTACCGAGCAACTCATTTACCCAAGCAGTGATGGTGAAACCTGTATGGCTAAACCCGATGCGGGCGGTACTATGCGTATGGATTGCAGCAGTGGCTTTGGTGCGGTCACTCACCTAACCGCTAGTTTTGCCTTTGCAGCCGTGTCTCGAGTGCTGAAAAAACTCGCCGTTAAAAGTAACTAA
- a CDS encoding efflux RND transporter permease subunit, protein MRFTDIFIRRPILALSLSLLLLIIGIQSVFKLQIREYPELTNTVITVSTAYYGAPAEVIQGFITQPLQQSIAEADNLDFLESNSSMGSSTITAYMKTGADPDAALSEIMAKVNAVRARLPSEALDPNISRSTGSSTSIMYIAFSSDELKAAQIVDYVNRNVQPQMVTVTGVAKANVYGPQLSMRVWLDPVKLANHKLTAAEVVNALQNNNFRSAPGQAKSRFFLYNVEADTDLKTRAEFEQLIVARSESGIVRLNDVAELELDAARETVRAKADAQTAVVVAIDPTPTANPLTVAKLITEMLPDLEANLPDSMGMQVLYDSTEYIESSINEVLTTIVEATIIVVVVIFLFMGNLRAVLIPVIAIPLSLIGVCLAMQALGFSLNLLTLLAMVLAIGLVVDDAIVVVENVDRHIRQGMKPFDAAIVGTREIALPVISMTITLAAVYSPIAMVEGLTGVLFAEFALTLAGAVVVSGFVALTLSPVMCSVLLKHNPNPGRFEVGVHKFLDSLDSGYDKLVGGVLKYRPVVVIFAIIVMGSLYPLLKIIPTELAPAEDKGAAMIMANGPAGANIDYMDQYTTEVGRRGMALDDIASAFTLAGIPSATQGLGFLNTTLWEDRTMSQDELVKAIQAETADIAGVSVASFPLPVLPGASGGFPVQFVLQGTGDYRTLVSLAQELQQAAMQSGYFVFTDLDTKFQTATLDIKVNRDKAGAYGVKMADIASTLGTLMGDGYINHINYDGRSYEVIPQVKREDRLSPEAIGQFYVKTVDGSPVPLVNLIEWDLTGQPSSLLQMNQTNSVTLNGALMPGQTMGDALKFLEQKSAEILPKGYGFEYKGESRQFVQEGSALYATFGLALAIIFLVLAAQFESIRDPIVIMVSVPLAICGALLMMGWGLASLNIYTQIGMITLVGLITKHGILMCEVAKERQILKGEDKITAIRHAARIRLRAILMTTISMVAGLVPLLLAVGPGAAARFDIGMVICAGLSIGTIFTLFVLPVIYSYLGANHKPVPSVDHLVGDTVAD, encoded by the coding sequence ATGAGATTTACCGATATTTTTATTCGGCGACCGATATTAGCGCTGTCTTTAAGTTTGCTGCTGCTGATTATTGGTATTCAATCAGTATTTAAGCTGCAAATTCGCGAGTATCCAGAGCTAACCAACACGGTTATTACAGTAAGCACCGCTTATTATGGTGCGCCTGCAGAAGTTATTCAGGGTTTTATTACCCAGCCATTACAGCAGTCAATTGCCGAGGCGGATAATTTAGATTTCTTGGAATCTAACTCTTCTATGGGCAGCAGTACCATTACTGCTTACATGAAAACAGGTGCCGACCCAGATGCTGCACTGTCGGAGATTATGGCTAAAGTAAACGCTGTACGTGCGCGGTTACCCAGTGAAGCCTTAGATCCCAACATTTCGCGCTCAACCGGTTCTAGTACTTCGATTATGTACATTGCCTTTAGCAGTGATGAGCTAAAAGCGGCGCAAATTGTGGATTATGTAAACCGTAACGTGCAGCCGCAAATGGTTACAGTAACGGGCGTTGCCAAGGCTAATGTTTACGGGCCTCAGTTGTCGATGCGTGTATGGTTAGACCCAGTAAAACTGGCGAACCATAAACTTACCGCTGCAGAAGTGGTTAACGCTCTGCAAAACAACAACTTTAGGTCGGCACCGGGTCAAGCTAAAAGCCGTTTCTTCCTCTACAACGTAGAAGCTGATACCGATCTTAAAACCCGTGCCGAGTTTGAGCAGTTGATTGTTGCGCGCAGCGAAAGTGGCATTGTGCGCTTAAACGATGTGGCTGAGCTGGAGCTGGATGCAGCACGTGAAACCGTGCGAGCGAAAGCTGATGCACAAACTGCGGTTGTGGTAGCCATTGACCCAACTCCTACTGCCAACCCGCTAACCGTTGCCAAGTTGATTACCGAAATGCTACCCGACTTGGAAGCTAACCTTCCAGATAGCATGGGTATGCAAGTACTTTATGATTCAACGGAATATATTGAATCGTCGATTAATGAAGTACTTACCACCATTGTGGAAGCCACCATTATTGTTGTGGTTGTGATTTTCTTGTTCATGGGTAACTTGCGCGCAGTACTCATTCCAGTTATCGCGATTCCGCTATCACTGATTGGTGTGTGTTTGGCCATGCAAGCCTTAGGCTTCTCGCTAAACCTATTAACCTTGCTGGCGATGGTACTGGCTATTGGTTTGGTGGTGGACGATGCCATTGTTGTGGTGGAAAATGTGGACCGGCATATTCGCCAAGGGATGAAACCCTTTGATGCTGCCATTGTTGGTACCCGCGAAATTGCCTTGCCGGTAATTTCGATGACTATTACCTTAGCAGCAGTGTACTCGCCGATTGCTATGGTTGAAGGTTTAACTGGCGTATTGTTTGCCGAGTTTGCCCTTACCCTTGCCGGTGCGGTTGTGGTATCGGGTTTTGTTGCCTTAACCTTATCGCCGGTGATGTGTTCGGTACTGCTTAAGCACAACCCTAATCCGGGCCGTTTTGAAGTAGGCGTTCACAAATTTCTAGATAGTTTAGACAGTGGCTACGACAAACTGGTTGGTGGGGTATTAAAGTACCGCCCAGTGGTGGTGATCTTCGCCATTATAGTGATGGGCTCTTTGTACCCGCTACTGAAGATTATTCCTACTGAACTTGCACCTGCCGAAGATAAAGGCGCTGCAATGATTATGGCGAATGGTCCGGCTGGGGCAAACATTGACTACATGGATCAATACACCACCGAAGTGGGTCGACGCGGCATGGCCTTAGACGATATTGCCAGCGCATTTACTTTAGCGGGTATACCTAGTGCGACCCAGGGTTTAGGCTTCTTGAACACCACTTTGTGGGAAGATCGCACCATGAGCCAAGATGAGCTGGTTAAAGCGATTCAAGCCGAAACCGCCGACATCGCTGGTGTATCGGTCGCTTCGTTCCCACTGCCGGTTTTACCCGGTGCCAGTGGTGGTTTCCCAGTGCAGTTTGTATTGCAAGGTACCGGTGATTACCGCACTTTGGTGAGCCTAGCGCAGGAGCTACAACAAGCTGCTATGCAAAGCGGTTACTTTGTCTTTACCGACTTAGACACCAAGTTCCAAACGGCAACCTTAGACATTAAAGTTAACCGTGATAAAGCTGGTGCCTATGGGGTGAAAATGGCAGACATTGCCAGCACACTAGGCACTTTAATGGGCGATGGTTATATCAACCATATTAACTATGATGGTCGCTCTTACGAGGTGATTCCTCAGGTTAAGCGCGAAGACCGTTTAAGCCCTGAGGCAATTGGTCAGTTCTATGTGAAAACCGTTGATGGTAGCCCGGTTCCTTTGGTTAACTTGATTGAATGGGACTTAACTGGCCAGCCAAGCTCGTTATTGCAAATGAACCAAACCAACTCGGTCACCTTAAACGGTGCCCTTATGCCTGGCCAAACCATGGGTGACGCGCTTAAGTTCCTAGAGCAAAAATCTGCTGAGATTTTACCTAAGGGTTATGGTTTTGAGTACAAAGGTGAATCTCGTCAGTTTGTGCAAGAAGGTTCGGCCTTGTATGCCACCTTTGGTTTAGCATTGGCGATTATCTTCTTGGTATTGGCAGCGCAGTTCGAAAGCATACGCGACCCAATTGTGATTATGGTGTCGGTACCGCTAGCGATTTGTGGTGCCTTGCTGATGATGGGCTGGGGCTTAGCCTCACTCAATATCTATACCCAGATTGGTATGATTACCTTAGTCGGTTTGATTACTAAACACGGTATTTTGATGTGTGAAGTGGCTAAAGAGCGTCAAATCTTGAAAGGTGAAGATAAGATCACCGCGATTCGTCATGCTGCCCGAATTCGTTTGCGTGCAATTTTGATGACCACCATCTCTATGGTTGCGGGCTTGGTACCATTGCTACTCGCTGTTGGTCCAGGTGCAGCAGCACGCTTTGATATTGGTATGGTTATTTGTGCGGGTCTATCTATTGGTACAATATTTACATTGTTTGTATTACCAGTGATTTACTCTTACCTAGGTGCAAACCATAAACCTGTTCCTAGTGTTGATCACTTGGTAGGTGATACGGTAGCCGACTAA